The DNA segment AACAGCCGTTCCTCATTATTTTTTGTTTACTAATGGACAGCATTAACTTGCAGAAAAGAATAAAAAAATTTTCCATATAACGACAAACACGGCAGGATTTTTTAAATAAAAAAAGAATTATTAAAATAAAATTTCAACATATGAAATTAAAGAACGATAAATGAAATTGGTATTTGAAAATTTAAGGCACTAGCCAATAGAAAGGAGTAGCGTAATGGAGGCAGAGGGTAAAGAGAAAGCGAGGTTCCAAGCCAAGGGGATTATTCCCGCTGTGATTACTCCGCTAACGGCGGAGGGGAAGTTCAACGAACAAGCAATGCGTAAGCTGATTAATTATTTGCTTGATGGTGGCGTGCATGGGCTGTTTGTAGTTGGCACAACCGGTGAGTTTTATGGTTTTACCCCGGAGGAGAAGCGGGAAATTTTTCAGGTTACTGTGGATGAAACCAAGGGGAGAGTGCCGGTCTATGCTGGAACGAGTGGCATTACTACTCGCGAGAGTGTAATGTTGACAGAGTTAGCCGAAGAATGTGGAGTTGATGCCGTGTCGGTTCTGACACCGATGTTTATTACGCCTAATCAAAATCAGCTGTTTGAGCACTATAAAACAATTGCGGCCAACACATCCCTTCCAGTCATTATTTACAACAATCCGCCCAAGACCGGTATCAATTTGGCTGCATCAACCGTAGCCAAGCTGGCCGAAATACCTAATATCGTCGGCATTAACGATTCAAGTGGCGATCTGACGTTAACTGCCGAGTATATTCGCCTTACCCGAGAACGTGATGATTTCGCTGTACTTATGGGACGTGACACGCTAATATATGGGGCGCTTTGTTACGGCGCAGCCGGCTCAATAGCATCCTGTGCCAATGTAGCGCCCAGGCTATGTGTTGATATTTATGAGAAATATATGGCAGGTGATTGGCAAGGCGCGCTGGAGGCTCCAGTTTACCTTGGCGCCACTGCGTATTGCGTTTGGACTTGGTACTTTCCCCGCGGTCATTAAAGAAGCGCTTGCCTTGTTAGGAATAGAGGCTGGCCCATGTATGGCGCCGGTTGGTCCAATGACTGATGAGGAAAGGCAACGTTTACGCGAAGTTTTAGTTGGTATGGGGTTATTAAATTAAAAATTTAAGATAGAGGAGATGGTTAAAGTGAAAATTGGTTTTATTGGCTTGGGCATTATGGGTAAACCCATGAGTAAAAACCTGCTTAAAGCAGGTTACGAGCTGGTTGTACTTGACCGCAACCAGGCGGCGGTGGCAGAAGTCTGTGCGCTTGGCGCAACGGCGGCGCCCACACCGAAGGCGGTTGCTGAACAAGTTGAGGTTGTAATTACAATGCTTCCCAATTCACCGCAAGTAAAAGAGGTAGTGCTAGGCGAAAATGGCGTCATTGAAGGCGCTAAGCCAGGCAGCGCATTAATTGATATGAGTTCGATCGCCCCTCTGGTTAGTCGCGAAATTTGCGCCAAATTGGCGGAAAAGGGGGTTGAGATGCTGGATGCACCGGTAAGCGGTGGGCGAACCTAAAGCGATTGATGGTACACTGTCGGTTATGGTTGGTGGCAAGCAAGAGGTTTTTGACAAGTATTATGACGTGATGAAAGCCATGGCCAGCTCGGTCGTCCGGACCGGCGATATTGGTGCCGGCAATGTTACCAAACTTGCCAACCAGATTATTGTTGCCCTTAATATTGCCGCTATGTCGGAGGCACTCGTATTAGCAACCAAAGCTGGGGTGGATCCTGAATTGGTATATAAGGCCATCCGTGGGGGGTTGGCTGGAAGTACGGTATTGGATGCCAAGGCACCGATGGTTTTGGAACGTAATTTTAAACCCGGTTTTCGCATTAACCTACACATTAAGGATCTTAACAATGTGTTGGAAACTTCTCACGAAGTAGGAGTTCCTTTGCCGCTTACGGCCGCGGTTATGGAAATGATGCAAGCACTTAAAGTTGACGGCATGGGTGACAACGACCATTGCAGTCTGATTAGATATTACGAAAAACTGGCCGACGTGGAGGTAAAGCGGTAAGTCGGTAAGTCGCTGATGATTAGCTATAGACCCTTCGTTAGAATGGGTCTATAGCTTTGAACAAAATTGACTGAATAGGAGTGTCTTTATGAATAATGAGACAACAAAAAATGGTATCTCCGGCTCGCCGGTAGTTACCGAGTTGCACGTTATTCCTGTTGCAGGGCGCGATAGCATGTTGCTTAATCTGAGCGGCGCCCATGGTCCGTTTTTTACACGCAATATTGTCATCCTAAAAGATAGCGCCGGACATACAGGTGTTGGCGAGGTTCCTGGCGGTGAAAAAATTCGCCAAACAATTGAAGATGCCCGTCCATTGGTGGTAGGACAGCCTATCGGTAAATATAACAACATATTAACTACTGTACGGCAACGTTTTGCTGATCGGGATGCAGGCGGAAGGGGACTGCAAACTTTTGATCTTCGCATTACGATCCATGCCGTAACAGCGCTAGAAGCTGCTTTACTTGATTTATTGGGGCAATTCCTTGGGGTGCCAGTTGCTGCACTGCTAGGCGAAGGTCAACAGCGGGACGAAGTAGAGATGCTTGGCTATCTCTTTTATATAGGCGATCGGAAAAAGACGGATCTTCCGTATTATAGTGCTCCCGAGGCAAAAGACAACTGGTTGCGTATTCGCCATGAAGAAGCAATGACTCCTCAGGCAATAGTGGAACTTGCTGAAGCTGCTTATGAACGCTATGGCTTTAATGACTTTAAATTGAAAGGTGGCGTATTGCGGGGCGAGGAAGAAATGGAGGCCGTTATAGCGTTAGCCAAGCGTTTCTCTAAAGCCCGAATTACCATTGACCCCAACGGCGCTTGGTCGTTAGAAGAAGCGATTAAGCTGTGCCGTGGCAAACATGATGTATTAGCATACGCGGAAGATCCTTGCGGTGCAGAAAATGGCTATTCTGGGCGGGAAATTATGGCTGAGTTCCGCCGGGCGACAGGAATCCCTACTGCTACCAATATGATTGCCACCGATTGGCGGCAAATGGGCCATGCTATTCAACTGCATTCCATCGATATTCCGCTTGCAGATCCCCATTTTTGGACCATGCAGGGTTCGGTACGAGTAGCCCAAATGTGTCATGAGTGGGGATTGACGTGGGGTTCCCATTCTAATAATCACTTTGATATTTCATTAGCCATGTTTACTCATGTTGGCGCCGCTGCTCCGGGTAAAATAACTGCTCTTGATACCCATTGGATATGGCAGGAGGGCATTGAACGTTTAACTAAAGAACCGCTCAAGATTGTAAATGGCAAGGTAACTGTACCCGATAAGCCCGGTCTTGGTATTGAAGTAGATATGGAGCAAATTGAAAAAGCCCACCAGATCTACAAAAAGCTGGGACTCGGGGCGCGCGACGACACTGTTGCGATGCAATATCTGATTCCAGGCTGGAAATTTGATAATAAGCGGCCCTGCTTGGTTCGGTAAGTACCGCGATGCAAGTCAGGTGGAAGCTGTTATGGGTTTTAAAAGCTTCCACCTGACTGAGGTACAGAGGGTCAAAGAATTTGGTTTTAGCGAACGAATTTCGTGATCAACACTAAATCCGCGAGGTGAATTTTATGAATACTAATAATATTGTTGCGGCTGAAGTTGCTGCTATTCAAAAGCCGACGCGTGTCCGCTGGTTAATCGTAGCTGTATTATTTTTTATTACTGTAATTAACTATGCTGACCGTGCTACCATTTCTATTGCCGGCTCGGCTATGGCCAAAGATCTTAACTTAAATGCCGTGGCAATGGGATATATATTTTCCGCTTTTGGCTGGGCGTATGTCGCCTGCCAGTTGCCTGGCGGCTGGCTATTGGATAAATTCGGTTCGAAACGGGTTTATGCCGCAAGTATTTTCTTTTGGTCGCTATTTACGCTGCTGCAGGGCACGGTTGGTTTTTTGACCGGGTTTACGGCGGTTGTTACTTTGTTTATTCTGCGCTTTATGGTCGGTGTTGCTGAGGCGCCTTCTTTTCCGGCCAATAGCAGGATTGTGGCTGCCTGGTTTCCGGCCGCGGAACGTGGTACCGCATCGGCTATTTTTAATTCGGCACAATATGCCGCCACCGTGTTTTTTGCTCCATTTATGGGCTGGCTTGTTCATACTTTTGGTTGGAAATATGTTTTCTATGTAATGGGGTTTCTAGGTCTTCTCTATGTATTTATATGGCAGAAA comes from the Thermosinus carboxydivorans Nor1 genome and includes:
- the dapA gene encoding 4-hydroxy-tetrahydrodipicolinate synthase, which encodes MEAEGKEKARFQAKGIIPAVITPLTAEGKFNEQAMRKLINYLLDGGVHGLFVVGTTGEFYGFTPEEKREIFQVTVDETKGRVPVYAGTSGITTRESVMLTELAEECGVDAVSVLTPMFITPNQNQLFEHYKTIAANTSLPVIIYNNPPKTGINLAASTVAKLAEIPNIVGINDSSGDLTLTAEYIRLTRERDDFAVLMGRDTLIYGALCYGAAGSIASCANVAPRLCVDIYEKYMAGDWQGALEAPVYLGATAYCVWTWYFPRGH
- the gudD gene encoding glucarate dehydratase, which codes for MNNETTKNGISGSPVVTELHVIPVAGRDSMLLNLSGAHGPFFTRNIVILKDSAGHTGVGEVPGGEKIRQTIEDARPLVVGQPIGKYNNILTTVRQRFADRDAGGRGLQTFDLRITIHAVTALEAALLDLLGQFLGVPVAALLGEGQQRDEVEMLGYLFYIGDRKKTDLPYYSAPEAKDNWLRIRHEEAMTPQAIVELAEAAYERYGFNDFKLKGGVLRGEEEMEAVIALAKRFSKARITIDPNGAWSLEEAIKLCRGKHDVLAYAEDPCGAENGYSGREIMAEFRRATGIPTATNMIATDWRQMGHAIQLHSIDIPLADPHFWTMQGSVRVAQMCHEWGLTWGSHSNNHFDISLAMFTHVGAAAPGKITALDTHWIWQEGIERLTKEPLKIVNGKVTVPDKPGLGIEVDMEQIEKAHQIYKKLGLGARDDTVAMQYLIPGWKFDNKRPCLVR